The nucleotide sequence AGGAGATAGTATCAGGGTTGCGACATCAGAATATTGGAATTTTAATTACAGATCATAATGTGCATGAGACATTGGCCATTACAGACCGCGCCTATCTTATGTTTGAAGGAAAAATACTAATGGAAGGTTCGGCAGACCGTTTGGCTGAAGACGAAAAAGCTAAAGACCTGTATTTGGGCAAACAATTCAAATTAGACCGTTACACCTGAGAATAACAACATCCTATGAAATCGATTACTGTTCATGAATTAAATAAGAAAAAGGAAAACGAAGAATCTTTTTTTTTACTGGATGTTCGTGAATATCACGAATATTTGGTATCCAATATTGGAGGGCATCATATTCCCTATAATGATCTTGAAAGCAGAATGAATGAAATAGAAGAGTACAAAGATTCGAAGGTAATTGTAATGTGTCGCTCCGGAAATACAAGCAAAGATGCGGCTGAAACACTTCTTAACTCTGGATTCAAAAATGTTTTTAGCTTAGAAGGCGGAATGAAAAAATGGGCTAAGGAGATTGATCCTTCACTTCCGGTAATATAAACCTTTAAATAGACTGCCTGCCATGCCAAACTACTTCAAAGAAAAAGTTCTAAAGATCCTTTTTATATTTTTTATTGTTTTTTTAGCAAGCTGGCAGGGACTAAAAGCTCAAAATGATTCCTTCGATGTTTTATTAAAAAATGGTTACATATATGATGGGTCAGGAAACCCGTGGTTTAAAGCAGATATTGGAATTAAAGGAGAGAGAATACAACGAATTGGCGACCTTGAAAAAGCCTCTGCCTTAGAAGTGATTGATTTGTCGGGATTATATGTATCCCCTGGTTTTATTGATATTCATTCTCATGCCTATGGACCAATAGCTATGAAAGGAGGTATTGCTTCAGATGATGTGAGAAGAAGACAGGCCCCCAACTTGATCTCTCAGGGTATCACTACAATTGTTGGGAACCATGATGGCCGGTCGGTTGATGAACCGTTTGATCAACAACTGGCAGAGCTTAAGGAAAAAGGTATTGGGGTAAATACGGCTCTCATGGTGGGGCACAATACAATCCGAAGTAAAGTGATGGGTGACGAGTATGAGAAGCCGGCTACTATAAGCCAGATCAAAGAAATGCAGGGGTTGGTTAGAAAGGCGATGGAAGAAGGCGCTTTCGGAATGTCAGCCGGGTTAGAGTATTTTCCGGGCCGCTGGAGTAATACAGATGAATTAATAGCTCTTGTAGAAGAAATTACTCCATTTGGAGGCGTTTACATTTCACACCAAAGGAGTGAAGCTAAAACACCGATGCTTTGGCTGCCAAGTGATAATACTCCAACTCCTCCAACTCTTTTGGACGCAGTAGAGGAAACCATTGAAATAGGAAGACAAACAGGAGCGACCGTAGTAGCCTCTCATCTCAAGGCGAGAGGGTCAAATTTTTGGGGTGGAAGTATCGCCGCAGTATCACTGATTCAACAGGCAAGAGACCAAGGGGTGTCTGTTTACGCGGATCAATATCCTTATAATACCAGTGGAAGTGATGGCAATACCAGGTTGTTACCTCGGTGGGTTTTTGATTTTGAAAGGTTTGGATTGGAAGAAAGTGGATCACCAAATTATAACCTTCCTTTGAACAAAGTATTGGAGGCCCCGGAGTTAAGAACAGCTTTATATGAAGATATTAGACATTCCCTCGCTTACCGGGGAGGAGCGGAACGCATTGTAGTGTTTGAACATCCAGATTCTACTTACATTGGAAAAAGTATTAAAGAACTGGCCGGGTTAAATGAGATAGCTCCTGAAGATATGGTGATAGAATTGCAGCGGAGGGGCTTTCAAGATAGACCGGGAGGGGCAAGATTGAGAAGTTTTTCAATGCATCAAAATGATCTGGATGCTATAGCTAAGACAGACTGGACCGCTACCACCACCGATGGAATGATTACCCTGCCAGAAGATGGGCAGGATATTCACGCACGTTATTATGGAACATTTCCCAGAAAGATCCATAAGTATGCACTTATGGATGAGACCATTAGTGTTGCACATGCTATCCGCTCTTCTACCTCACTTCCTGCCCAAATTATGGGTATCGAGAATCGAGGATTAATTGAAGAAGGATATTACGCTGATCTGGTGGTATTTGATATGAATACAATTCAGGATCTCTCCACTTTTTTTGAACCTCATCAACACTCAGCCGGTATTGAGTTTGTCTTTATAAACGGTAAGCAGGCATTGGCAAACGGAAAGCTTACAAGGAATCTTTTTGGAAAAACTATCACTCCCAAAAACTCCCAAAATAAGTAGCAGAGAAAAGATCAGGCTAAAGCAGCAATCTGATTCAGTAGCTCCTGATTGCTATCTGTATTCTTCAGTACTTTAAGAAGACCAAGCATAGATTCTTTTGGAGATTTCTTAAGCAGGTATCGCCGTACCATATTTCGCTCTTCCAGGGAATCTGTAATAAATTTGTGTTCATTCCTTGTCCCTGAAGCCGCGATGTTAATGGCCGGATAAATACGGTCATTTGACAATTCACGATCTAAAACCAATTCCATATTCCCGGTCCCTTTGAACTCTTCAAAGATCAAATCATCCATTCTTGAATTAGTTTCAATTAAACAAGTGGCGATGATAGTCAAAGAGCCGCCACCCTCAATTTTACGAGCGGAACCAAAAATCTTTTTTGGGATTTCAAGCGCACGGATATCCAAACCACCGGAAAGCGTTCTCCCGCTGTTGGTTTGAATAGCGTTATAAGCTCTCCCTAATCGTGTAAGAGAGTCAATTAGCAGAACGGCATCTTCACCCATTTCGGCTTTTCTTTTAGCATAGCCTAAGGCCATTTCGGTAATGCGAATGTGACTTTGGGTTTGTTTGTCGTTTGAGGAGGCAAAAACTTCAGCCTGAGTAGTCCTAATAAAGTCTGTAACTTCTTCCGGGCGCTCATCCACTAAAAGCACACTTACGTGAAGATCATCATAATTTTCATTTAATGACTTGGCGATCTTTTTTAGCAAAACGGTTTTACCGGTTCGGGGCGGTGCTACAATAAGTGCGCGCTGGCCTTTGCCTATAGGGGCAACTAAATCCATCACTCGCATTTCAACATCATCGGCGTTAAAACCAAGTTTTATCCAATCAACGGGCATAATGGGGGTCTGACGTTCAAAGCGACTGGATTTTGTCCAGGCCTCTACGGGTCTTCCGTTAATAACGTCTACATTAGCAACATGCTTGTGGCCTTTGTTGTCTTCTTCAAACTCACCTTCCAGAACCAGGCCCGGACGAAGATCCAGCTCTTTGACCTCTTCCGGTTTTAAAAAAGGATCTTGCGGCTGGTATGAAAATTCATAATCAAGCTTGCGAATAAACCCCCATCCTTTCGAATTAATTTCCAGGACTCCGGCATAGCGACCGGCTACACCCTGATTATTTTTCCAGTGAAATTTCGGGATGAATACATTGTCCCCCTTGTTTCCGCGATTATTTCGCTTGTTCTTATTGCGGTTTTTATAATTTTTTTTACGTGCCATTTACTTACTGCAATGTTGTTTAATCCTTCCCCCGGTATCGATAAGTGAAAACTAAAGATGTTTTTGTGTACTAAAAAGGAAGGAGAGAAAAAAGAGGTGCGGATTAATTATCCGCACCTGAATGTCTTAGTGGATGAGAAAAGATACAAATGTTTTTATTGATACCAAATTATCGAACAGTAGTTGTTTCGTTAATCCAGCTATAACAGCTTCTTAAAGAGCCGTCAACAGTTATCTTTTGCCCATTTTCAAGATTCAATGTAAAGAATTTGTCTTCGGAATTAGGGGTAACGTCTTCATAAGTAGAAAGTTGTTGATTTACGGTATTAGCAACCGAAGAATCAATATTCTTTGCTTTGTTTAAGTAGTCAATTACAAGCCAGTAAACCACTTTATCTTCGGCTTCAAGCTTGCGTCCTTCAGTACATTGTGTTACAGCCGCGCCGTAAATAGTGGCCATTTTTATATAAGCACGCCCATCATTAGGGTCGATGGCAAGAGCATCCTGAACATAGCTTTTAGCGGTACTCAGTTGCTCCAGGCTTATATGCATGTCAGCCAGTCTCAGGTACAAATCTTTCTTTTGAGCATCTTCAGAAGCTCTGTCAAGGGCTTCCTTATAGTACTTAACAGCATTGCTATAGTTTGCATTACTGCGGGCAAATTCAGCCAAATCTAATGCACTATCGTAGGTTGGCTCAAGCTCATTAATTTTAAGCTTTACTTCATTGAGTTTTTCCCGGTTATCCAGGTTTTCATAAGCAGATTCAAGGGCTTTCCATGCGTCAATATTTTCGGGATCTTCTTCCACAAGAGGAGAGAAATAGGCAATTTGTTCCTCAGGAGACCCTAAAATTTCTTGTTGCTTCTCTTCAATAAATTCAAGGGCATCGCCCTCTGCATGAGGTTTAACCTTATCAATAAATGCCTGTGCGTCCTCTGTCCTGTCTTGTTTGATAATGTTATTCAGCGCTTGTCGCAGATAATAACCATCGCCCATATTAAGAGCGCGTTGAGGATCTAATTCAAACAGCTGTTCGTAGTCAGAATAAGCTTTTTGAAGCCCGTCATCCATGTTATTGTAATTTTCCTGATAAAATCGCCCCCTATCAAAAGTCAGGTCAAATTTTGCTTTTGGATCTTCTCCAAAAAGCTCTATTGCCTCATTAAGGACGGTCAGCGCGGAATCGACATATGCTCTTTTCTCACTAGGGTCTTCTTTGCTTCGAGCAATCTCTTGGTAAATCTTAGCCATGCGCTCGTATTGTGTTAGAAGGCTAAAACGTGGGTTTCCTTCAAGTTTTTCAGGTTTTGCACAGATCATCCATCGCCCATAATCCAGGGCAAATTCATAATCACCGGATCTGTAATTTTCGTAAAAAATGGAATAGGCAGCTAACGGAGATAAACCACTTGGTGGCTCTGGGTTACAGTTTGCCTGAGCGTGTGTAAGGGGAGTGCTAACAAAAAGAATCCCTAAAAGCGTTATTAATTTTTTCATCGGTCTTCGCTATTATTAATGCTGTTAGTTATTAAAACTAAGCAGAATGTTTAATTATTATATTATAAATATTGTTTTTAGTTCAGTTTGGGTCTGCGAAACATAAATTCGGTTAAGTTAACTGACAAATTAAAGGCCCAAATTTTTTCTTTTATCAGATTATCAGAGGTAGTACCTCTCAGCCCATATTGAGCACTTAAACCAATAGAAGAATTTGAGAACGGTGAAATTATTCCTAAACCGGCAGAAAACCAAAGCGTATTAATATCGTGATTTTGGGATTTTAAGTGGCCGGAATCATAAGAAATACCACCACTGTATCTAAAATTGGAAAAGAAACTGGTTGAATTTGTTCTATATGGGTGGTATTCACCGCCCAAACCTAATTTAGCCCTGTCAGAGAGTTCAAATGATTGATTGTTGGTACTGATATTGGATTGAGCTTCACTCCACTGTTGCAGTTTTCCTTCAATAGAAAAGTTAACTACATAGCTTGGGTAGTAGCTCAGTCCTGCATTAACCTCAAGGGGTAACCGGGCATTTCCGCCTATATTTTCATCAAGAATTACATCCCTTGTTTGTCCGTTGACCTCTCGTGCGCTTACGATCTGTTCTTTGGTAGAGATATCAAGCGGGAGGTTAAATGAAGATCCAATACTTAGCTTGTCTCTTGTTTTTAAAAGGTTCCGGAAAGTCAGCAGTGCGCCAAAGCGGTGGCTGAAAGCAGAGCCGGATATTTTAGAATTAGTATAGTTATAATCAAGGTCTTGCTGATTAAAAAACAATTCCTGGGAATTTTCCTGGGTTATAAATGCTAAAGATGGAGCATAACCAATGGCAATATTCTTGTTAATATTCCAGCCAAAACCAACCTCGAATTTGTTTATACCCCCCTTTCCGGTAATATCATAAGCATATTCAATAGTCTCGTTTTCAGAGGTGATCATGGAGGAAGTAGAAAAATATCGATAATTAGAACGGGTAGCGGGGTATAGAGAAGCAGAAACTCCAAAGCGTTCTCTTATAATAGGTAATGTAAGCTGCAAGTATCCGGCTTGTAAGTTAGAGTTAATACTTTCAGAGGTATTATCTACCGATTGATGTTGCGAAAGCTGAAAACCTGAAGAAGTGGTGGTATATGAGTTTTTACCCCATAAAGCAGGATTGCTCAGGCTAATTGACTGAGAATTGTCTAAAGAAACCCCTGATATGCCCAAGCTCAGTTCCCGTGCTGTATTATTTTCTGAGGGAAAGCCAACTCCAAACTGAGAATAAAAAGAACCGCTGTTACTTATACTTCTCCCATCAATTTGCCCAAAAGCTTGATTAAAAGTAAAGGCAAAGACGACTATAAAGGCTAAATAAAAGGGCTTATAAAGTTTAATTTTCTTCATTCACTATCGTTGTAATAATTAATTTTGGTCGTAGTTGTTGGGACGCAGATTGATTGTATAATGATGTAGACCGAAGGATGCCTGATGTAGATCCAAGGCCGATGAGAATTTCACTGTTGTTTTCTTGTCCAAAAAGTAAATTATTTAGATAATTTGTGACATTGGCCTTGTAGTATGGAGCATCCTGAGATTTAAAGCCAAAAAAAGCATGCTCTGATAACTGATATTGAAACTCTTTTTGAGAGGTGGTCGCAAGGTCTATATTGATAAAGTTAACATCAGGTCTGTAATGGCTAGTTGGCAAAGTTTGTGCTAACCCAATGCTGTCTTCGTAAAGGACTAATTCTGCTTTTAGAATATTTGATGTTTGATGCTTATCCCGAATTTGTGAAAAAGGAATGTCTATTTTCATCATTTCTTCAATCGTAGAATGAAGAGAAGTTTTAACAGCATTTTGAGGAACATTCGTCCGTTCTGAGTTATAAGCCCAGTTTCTAAGTCGTACAGCAGCAGTATCAGTCATGCCTTCGTTTAATATAAGAAAGCGACTGTTTGAAGTATTTGGGAAAGATATTTTGTTGGTGTTACCTGTCGGGACAATTGCTAACCCATGGAATTCATATTGGTAGAGAGAATCTATATTCGCTTCATCGCTATTCAAATAAGTTGCGTATTTATCCTTCCAGGAATCTGAAAGATCTACTATAATATTTTTTTCTTGTCCGATGGTAAAGCTGCCAATCTCGGTCCCCTCGTCATAAGTTAATTCAGAGTCAAGACGGTAGGAATTGCCTCTCCAAAGGGAAGTTATTTCATAGATAGAAAATTCAGAAACAGACAATGTATCTCCATAAGTATTGACACTATCCAATTGGATTTCAAGCTTTAAAGAAAAATTATTGCCTTCAATATTTAAACTGTCAGGAATATTTGGGTTCCGGATAGGCCTTACCAAGCCAGTAGTTTGAATATCTCCAAACATCTGATCTGAATATTTTCCGATGCTGATGGATTGTAAGTTCCCGGAATATCCCTGAAAGTTCTCAACTGCTATGTTGTCCAGGAACAAGGTGTCAATAACCGTAGTAGGCTCGTCAATATAACTATTGCCGACACTTCCAGGGTCCTCACATCCATTAAAAATTAAAATTAGCGTTAAAAGCGATATATATAAGGAAACAAAACCCTTATTTGGTTTGGTCATTAAAAAAATATTTAAATGTTCTCTATCTAGTCTTTTATTCTATTCTGCATCGGAAATAGTCCGATAATATTCGGCAAATTTATCAGATACATCTTCCGGGGATCCCTGGATTTTCTCCGGCTTGATACCCAGCTCTTTGAAAATGTCGTCAAATTCATCTTTCAGGTAATTGCCTGTTACCACGTGATCACTGTATTTCAATCCAAGTTTCAGTAAATCCACTTTTCCTTCTTCTGTAAGATTATCGATATCGGTATCGGCCGGTAATCCGAGAAGCTCCAATACTCTCGCAGAATCAGAATCACCTTCATTTATGGGGTGATGTAAGTTATATACGATTTTTGTGTTTTTGAAAATGTCTTCGTCTTTATATAGTGTTTTCACTAAAAGCGGAGTTAATCCAGCCGGCCAGTCGTGGCAATGGATAATATCCGGCTCCCAGCCGAGCTTAATAACTGTCTCGAGTACGCCTTTATTGTAGAAGGCAAGACGTTCGTCATTATCTTCATAAAATTCTTCAGAATCCGGTTTCCTGAAAAGTCCCTTTCTCTTGAAGTAAGTGTCATTATCCAAAAAGTAAACCTGTAGCTTGGCATTAGGAATGCTGGCTACCTTAATTTTCATGGTTTCTACCTTGTCTCCTACTTCCACTTCAATACCGGAAAGGCGGATTACTTCGTGCAGCCTGTTCCTTCTGTCGTTAATAGTTCCGTATTTAGGAAGCAGAATTCGAATTTCGAATCCTTTGTCTTGTAATGAAGCAGGTAAAAACCGAAGTAAATCGGCCGTATAAGTCATGCGTGCGAAAGGGGAAATTTCTGCTGCAACGTAAAGAATTTTCATAAATATTAGCTCTCAGTGATTACTCTTTGTTAGATATTGTATTACTGTCTTTCATAACTTTGTTTAGATCTTCATCGTCATCCAATGAGTAAAAATCCAACAGAGTGTCGCTCCTGAGACCAAGTCGTAAGGTTTCAACGGAAATGACGTCGGCAGGTTGAATGTTGCCAAGGTTTACGTTACTTCCGAATTTACGAATGAACCAAACTTGTTGTTCTTTTTGAGGAGCTTCGAAAATTAACTTTTCTTCCGGAATTTGATCGGTTATTTCTTCTATTAACCCAGATCGAACTTCTCCATTAGGCCTGAAAACACCAACGGTTCCACTCTCACGGGCTTCACAAATAACTTTTTGAGCCCCGGCTTTTAATTCATTTTCAATGATTCTTACCCATTTGTATGGAGGAATAATATCGTTGGGGTTTTTACTTCCAACTTCTGAATAGACCGTAAACTCTTTACTCAGATCCTTTATTATAGATTGCTTTCGGTCATCAGACAGCCAGATAGTTCCGTTTGAAACCTCTACGTGCTCAATGCCATAGTTTTTCATTAATGCAACATAACCATCCAGCTGATCCCTTAAGACATAAGCTTCAAATAAAGTACCACCAAAATAAACAGGAATATTAGCTTGTTGGTAC is from Gracilimonas sp. and encodes:
- the rho gene encoding transcription termination factor Rho — translated: MARKKNYKNRNKNKRNNRGNKGDNVFIPKFHWKNNQGVAGRYAGVLEINSKGWGFIRKLDYEFSYQPQDPFLKPEEVKELDLRPGLVLEGEFEEDNKGHKHVANVDVINGRPVEAWTKSSRFERQTPIMPVDWIKLGFNADDVEMRVMDLVAPIGKGQRALIVAPPRTGKTVLLKKIAKSLNENYDDLHVSVLLVDERPEEVTDFIRTTQAEVFASSNDKQTQSHIRITEMALGYAKRKAEMGEDAVLLIDSLTRLGRAYNAIQTNSGRTLSGGLDIRALEIPKKIFGSARKIEGGGSLTIIATCLIETNSRMDDLIFEEFKGTGNMELVLDRELSNDRIYPAINIAASGTRNEHKFITDSLEERNMVRRYLLKKSPKESMLGLLKVLKNTDSNQELLNQIAALA
- a CDS encoding tetratricopeptide repeat protein, with the translated sequence MKKLITLLGILFVSTPLTHAQANCNPEPPSGLSPLAAYSIFYENYRSGDYEFALDYGRWMICAKPEKLEGNPRFSLLTQYERMAKIYQEIARSKEDPSEKRAYVDSALTVLNEAIELFGEDPKAKFDLTFDRGRFYQENYNNMDDGLQKAYSDYEQLFELDPQRALNMGDGYYLRQALNNIIKQDRTEDAQAFIDKVKPHAEGDALEFIEEKQQEILGSPEEQIAYFSPLVEEDPENIDAWKALESAYENLDNREKLNEVKLKINELEPTYDSALDLAEFARSNANYSNAVKYYKEALDRASEDAQKKDLYLRLADMHISLEQLSTAKSYVQDALAIDPNDGRAYIKMATIYGAAVTQCTEGRKLEAEDKVVYWLVIDYLNKAKNIDSSVANTVNQQLSTYEDVTPNSEDKFFTLNLENGQKITVDGSLRSCYSWINETTTVR
- a CDS encoding glycogen/starch synthase, which gives rise to MKILYVAAEISPFARMTYTADLLRFLPASLQDKGFEIRILLPKYGTINDRRNRLHEVIRLSGIEVEVGDKVETMKIKVASIPNAKLQVYFLDNDTYFKRKGLFRKPDSEEFYEDNDERLAFYNKGVLETVIKLGWEPDIIHCHDWPAGLTPLLVKTLYKDEDIFKNTKIVYNLHHPINEGDSDSARVLELLGLPADTDIDNLTEEGKVDLLKLGLKYSDHVVTGNYLKDEFDDIFKELGIKPEKIQGSPEDVSDKFAEYYRTISDAE
- a CDS encoding rhodanese-like domain-containing protein — encoded protein: MKSITVHELNKKKENEESFFLLDVREYHEYLVSNIGGHHIPYNDLESRMNEIEEYKDSKVIVMCRSGNTSKDAAETLLNSGFKNVFSLEGGMKKWAKEIDPSLPVI
- a CDS encoding amidohydrolase family protein, whose product is MPNYFKEKVLKILFIFFIVFLASWQGLKAQNDSFDVLLKNGYIYDGSGNPWFKADIGIKGERIQRIGDLEKASALEVIDLSGLYVSPGFIDIHSHAYGPIAMKGGIASDDVRRRQAPNLISQGITTIVGNHDGRSVDEPFDQQLAELKEKGIGVNTALMVGHNTIRSKVMGDEYEKPATISQIKEMQGLVRKAMEEGAFGMSAGLEYFPGRWSNTDELIALVEEITPFGGVYISHQRSEAKTPMLWLPSDNTPTPPTLLDAVEETIEIGRQTGATVVASHLKARGSNFWGGSIAAVSLIQQARDQGVSVYADQYPYNTSGSDGNTRLLPRWVFDFERFGLEESGSPNYNLPLNKVLEAPELRTALYEDIRHSLAYRGGAERIVVFEHPDSTYIGKSIKELAGLNEIAPEDMVIELQRRGFQDRPGGARLRSFSMHQNDLDAIAKTDWTATTTDGMITLPEDGQDIHARYYGTFPRKIHKYALMDETISVAHAIRSSTSLPAQIMGIENRGLIEEGYYADLVVFDMNTIQDLSTFFEPHQHSAGIEFVFINGKQALANGKLTRNLFGKTITPKNSQNK
- a CDS encoding phosphosulfolactate synthase, coding for MAFSLNHLPNRTDKPRKKGLTLALDKGYSVRQAEDFVESSSNYIDVVKLGWGTSYVTQNLEEKIAVYQQANIPVYFGGTLFEAYVLRDQLDGYVALMKNYGIEHVEVSNGTIWLSDDRKQSIIKDLSKEFTVYSEVGSKNPNDIIPPYKWVRIIENELKAGAQKVICEARESGTVGVFRPNGEVRSGLIEEITDQIPEEKLIFEAPQKEQQVWFIRKFGSNVNLGNIQPADVISVETLRLGLRSDTLLDFYSLDDDEDLNKVMKDSNTISNKE